One stretch of Enoplosus armatus isolate fEnoArm2 chromosome 1, fEnoArm2.hap1, whole genome shotgun sequence DNA includes these proteins:
- the tle3b gene encoding transducin-like enhancer protein 3-B isoform X18, translating to MQRHYVMTEIAKRLNAILAQIMPFLSQEHQQQVAQAVERAKQVTMTELNAIIGQQLQAQHLSHAAHGPPVQLPPHPSGLQPPGIPPVTGAGSGLLALGALGSQAHLPVKDEKNHHDLEHRERESSTNNSVSPSDSLRAASEKHRGSSDYGLDSKKRKVDDKDSMSRYDSDGDKSDDLVVDVSNEDPATPRVSPAHSPPENGLDKSRVLKKDAAPNSPASVASSGSTPSSKAKDHAHNDKSSTPSLKSTTPTPRNEAPTPGTSTTPGLRPLTMGKPPGMEALAAPALRTPLSIAGSYASPFAMMGHHEMNGSLTSPGVYPGLISPQMSAAAAAAYGRSPIAAFDPHPHMRAPGLPASLPSIAGGKPAYSFHVSADGQMQPVPFPPDALIGPGIPRHARQINTLSHGEVVCAVTISNPTRHVYTGGKGCVKIWDISQPGSKSPVSQLDCLNRDNYIRSCKLLPDGRTLIVGGEASTLTIWDLASQTPRIKAELTSSAPACYALAISPDAKVCFSCCSDGNIAVWDLHNQTLVRQFQGHTDGASCIDISHDGTKLWTGGLDNTVRSWDLREGRQLQQHDFTSQIFSLGYCPTGEWLAVGMESSNVEVLHHTKPDKYQLHLHESCVLSLKFAYCGKWFVSTGKDNLLNAWRTPYGASIFQSKESSSVLSCDISADDKYIVTGSGDKKATVYEVIY from the exons catcaacagcagGTGGCTCAGGCTGTTGAACGAGCCAAGCAGGTGACGATGACTGAGCTGAATGCTATCATCGGG cagcagcttcaggctCAGCACCTCTCTCACGCGGCCCACGGCCCCCCAGTCCAGCTGCCCCCGCACCCCTCAGGCTTGCAGCCTCCCGGTATCCCCCCTGTGACGGGCGCTGGCTCCGGCCTGCTGGCTCTGGGTGCTCTTGGCAGCCAGGCTCACCTGCCTGTAAAGGATGAGAAGAACCACCACGACCTGGAGCACAGAG AGCGCGAGTCGAGCACG AATAACTCCGTGTCGCCATCAGACAGCCTGCGGGCAGCGAGTGAGAAGCACCGCGGATCTTCAGATTACGGTCTCGACTCCAAGAAACGCAAAGTGGACGACAAAGACAGCATGAGCAgatat GACAGTGACGGAGACAAAAGTGACGACTTGGTGGTGGATGTTTCCAATGAG GATCCGGCTACCCCTCGAGTCAGCCCCGCTCACTCTCCTCCAGAAAACGGCCTGGATAAATCACGAGTCCTGAAGAAGGATGCCGCCCCCAACAGCCCCGCCTCCGTCGCCTCGTCGGGCAGCACGCCGTCCTCCAAAGCAAAGGACCACGCCCAT AATGACAAGTCATCCACACCGAGCCTGAAGTCCACCACACCTACACCAAGAAATGAGGCCCCCACACCAGGAACCAGCACCACTCCAGGACTGCGGCCTCTTACAATGGGCAAACCTCCCGGCATGGAGGCTTTAG CCGCCCCGGCCCTACGTACACCTCTGTCCATTGCGGGCTCCTATGCCAGCCCGTTTGCTATGATGGGTCATCATGAGATGAACGGATCCCTGACCAGCCCAGGTGTCTACCCGGGTCTCATTTCACCACAGAtgagtgctgcagctgctgccgcCTATGGACGCTCACCAATT GCAGCGTTTGACCCTCATCCTCACATGAGAGCTCCAGGCCTGCCAGCCAGCCTCCCATCCATTGCTGGAGGAAAACC agCTTATTCTTTTCACGTGAGTGCAGATGGTCAGATGCAGCCCGTGCCCTTCCCTCCAGATGCACTGATAGGACCGGGCATCCCGCGCCACGCTCGCCAGATCAACACACTGAGCCACGGGGAAGTGGTGTGCGCTGTCACCATCAGCAACCCCACACGTCACGTCTACACCGGCGGCAAGGGTTGTGTCAAGATCTGGGACATCAGCCAACCAGGCAGCAAGAGCCCCGTGTCCCAACTCGACTGCCTG AACAGGGACAATTACATCCGCTCCTGCAAGCTGTTGCCTGACGGCCGCACCCTAATAGTGGGTGGCGAGGCCAGCACGCTGACCATCTGGGACCTGGCCTCACAGACGCCCCGCATAAAGGCCGAGCTCACTTCCTCTGCTCCAGCCTGCTACGCGCTGGCCATAAGCCCCGACGCCAAGGtctgcttctcctgctgctcGGATGGAAACATCGCCGTGTGGGACCTCCATAACCAGACCCTCGTTAG gcAGTTCCAGGGCCACACAGATGGAGCAAGCTGCATCGACATCTCCCACGACGGGACCAAACTGTGGACCGGAGGGCTCGACAACACTGTCCGCTCCTGGGATTTGAGGGAGGGACGGCAGCTCCAGCAACACGACTTTACCTCACAG ATCTTCTCGCTGGGCTACTGTCCCACTGGAGAATGGCTGGCTGTGGGCATGGAGAGCAGCAACGTGGAGGTGCTTCACCACACCAAGCCTGACAAGTACCAGCTGCACCTGCACGAGAGCTGCGTCCTCTCACTCAAGTTTGCCTACTGTG GTAAATGGTTTGTCAGCACAGGGAAGGACAATCTGCTGAATGCATGGAGGACTCCTTATGGTGCCAGCATATTCCAG TCGAAAGAGTCGTCCTCTGTCCTGAGCTGCGACATCTCGGCAGACGACAAATACATTGTGACAGGATCTGGTGACAAGAAGGCCACCGTCTACGAGGTGATCTACTAG